A stretch of DNA from Kwoniella mangroviensis CBS 8507 chromosome 1 map unlocalized Ctg01, whole genome shotgun sequence:
GTCATTTTGGATAATGATCTGTCAACCATCGATGTCATGCTGCTCGACACCATGTAGATGAAGTTGTTTGAAGCGCTTCGTAAATCTTCGATTTACGTATAGGCAAAATAATTTAGGCAGTCAGCCGACATTTCATGTATCGACATATTATGTATTCTACGTTCTTTGTTTTGACCGAGAAGATAGACACACTAGGTACAGTAACAAGCCTCGAGTTAAGTGGCACCCCTGCATTATCCAGAAGTATAGCAAGGTACCTATCTTTCTGACCAGAAATGTAAAGCCCATGACACCTGGGTATGAGGAGCCTTGTAAATCCTTCAACGGATCATTGTTAAATCTTTCTTCGTTCAGCAGTACGTCAATCGCTCCTTATAAGGTATTCAATCGTCAAGCTCGGGATTGCCACATGGATGACAAACGGTGTGTAAACCACATTAAATATGACATGGCCATATACTGGATGATGCGCCGACCAGAAACTTTCAAAAATGTCTGCCGCAGAAGTGTTCGAGTATGTATCCCAACATGGTATATAGGCTGTACAGAAGCGTCCTCATACTTCTCAACTTGAGGGGCATGAGTCAAGTCGAGAAGTTTATGTCCGAGCTTCTTCTGATGATCGTACTTGCTCGAATTGGTTGAACAAGTTACCCTAGGATACTTGTGATTGTGGATGAATCGAGAATGGTTTTCCGGAAAATTAGATTGCCTCTGCCTATATTTCGAAGCTCGTCAGATATGACGATGAAGCATGACATGTCAAGTGAGAGAGGCAACAGCGAATGTGGGCCTCAGACGATTGCAGGTGGTTGTGAGTGGTTGTGAGTGGAGCTTAAGAGCTCATTGAGCAGTGTCATGTGAAATGACATCAGAACAGTCAGTTTATCATGCGCTGATATCCCATACAAGACTAAATCATGCATGATACTATGCTTGTACATGGTACGTGTATGGATAAAACCCGGTTGAACAGACAGAATACTCTTATGTTGAATCACTCATTAATCATTatttcctcccttcccatTTCTTCCGATTCTCGATCCTTATAATTTGGGCACCTGCGAGTGTTCATACGTTCATCAGTTTACATTCTATCCATCACAACTGAACATAGACAGCTCGGGCTATGTATTGGAcgattcaactcaccctcaagGTCTTACTGACCATCATAGCTCCCCAAATCGCAAAGATAGCAGCGGCTACATGAATCTCCCCATAACCACCTTTATCACCCCACAACAGAACTTTACCGAATGGTACATCCGACAAACCATGTTGGGCACCGGCGTACCAGTCTTTCTTGACCCAAAAGGCCATCATGGAAGTCAAAAATAGACTCGAGGGGATAGGAAGACCTTCGAAATATTTTGATTTACCAGAAGCGTCCGAAGGGATGAGAGCGACGGTGGCGTTGAACCTTGCCAATCTTGCTAATCCACATGAAACGAATAACAACAAAGCCAAAGTGTCCAAAGGTGTTCTGAGACCTAAAGTGAAAGCGAGAGTTGCGGGGGCTACACCGAAGGAAACCAGATCGGCCAAGGAATCCATCTCTTGACCTAACATTGATCCTCCACCCATCCACCTAGCTACTTTCCCGTCTAAAGCGTCGAACCCGAATCCCAAGATTGGAAGCAAGTGTGCAAAGTAGAGTGTTGAGATGGCCTCGGCAGGTGGAGTCTTGAGGTTAGATGCTAAGATCAAGTATCGAGCAGAGGAAAGGATGGAGAGTGTACCGCACACTCCGTtcatgatggtgatcaaaTCGGCGAGTCGGAAATTACTAAATGCAATGAGAAGGGGGGTCAGTACGACTGAAAGGATACATATCTCGAAGGATCATGTAATGAGTAGTTATGGGGCGATCACACTCCCATCACGCTAGACCCGAGCGCAGTCAACGGCTACTCACCGAACAAGGGAGAAATGACCATCATCGTTCTTGTATTGCTGtaaagctttcttcttctcttctgagAGCGACATGGTGTATAagtggatgattgataagaGTCAAGGAAGAGATGTAGCAGGGAGGTGAGATATGTGCAAAAAATGGTGATGACaatgagaagagagaaaagaaaagagggagagatgagTTGTTGAAGGAGGAACGAGGATGAGCTCATTCCACTTGCATCTACACGTACACGTTGTTATTGGGATCCCAGCATATATTCCTGGATTATCGGAAATTGATCCCGTCAGGTCCAGCCAAGAACTGACAGAtctgggaatgggaatgacaTGATGTCACCGTTTTTACTACTTGCTTGATCAGGTGTACCACTTAAGAAACACGTtgatttgattccgtcgaCGCGTTCCTCTCGTCCGGATGTTGAAATGGTTGAATTGGGAATTGgaatcaacaacaacaaaaaacaataacaataacagAGACACAAACTAGAGTTACCCaataacatatatatcaatAATCTACATCGCAATCCTCAGACAAAAGACCGGAAAGTGCCCAGATCACATAGCCTCAGGACACGGAAGCACAGCCTGCTCGAATGACCTCGCCATGTCGGCATACCTGGACGAACAAACCCCCCATCTCCGTTCACTGCACGATCAACTGTCCTTACCTCCTGAAGTGTTACAGGCGGATCTAGCGAGGATAGATGCCGCTATCAAGGGGGTGATCACATCGATAATACGAGAGAGGGAAGCACAAGTCGACactttgaaagatgagatcgcTCAGAATAAACGAGACATCTCGAATCTGGCTAGAGCAGTAGGAGACAAAGGGAGAGATATCGTTGCGTTGAGTAGGAGAGAGAGTCTTGAAAATGATGTGAGTCAGATAAGCGTTCTCCCATGTCTTGAATGAAGCTCAAGTTGATGGTGTTTTGTAGACATTGCCAAAGCAGCTGGAAAGGTTGACAAGCCAGATGAACGAGTTGAAGACTGTAAGTGGGAAAGGGATCATTATGTATATCGTTGAGTCATCGCTGATTTGACGATATGATCAGATATACGATGAGAGGCTAAAGCACATACAGAGTGAGTCTTTCGCTATCACATCAAGTCTCTCTAGCTCCTCTTGACCTACTGACACTCAACATTCATCGTCCATAGAACAACAAGCAACTCTCGATCAGCTATCTACCCTTCTCGGTCCCCCATTCCAGCCCTCGAAACCACTTCAACCTGTCGCGTCGTCCTCCAAGCAGACTCAACCATCTGCTTCAGTACCAGCAGGAGAGGTGAAGCAGCGATCATCTGGGACTACGCTCGCTCAGCAGATAGCAGGCGGTAAAGTACCTTCGACATGGTACGACTTAGGAGAAAGTATAAGTGAGGAACTGGATGAAGCTGTAGCGAAAGCGCTGGAAGAACGGGTAAGTTCGGTTCTTGCGATTCAGGTGCTACAGCCGAGCTCATATCTTGACTTTCCTTTGCAGAGCTCACGACGGAAGAATTTATGTCAGACACTTTTCAATTTAATATGGCTACATTCCGAACTTGCTCTTCCTCCCGTACCCACATCCTCACCCCACCATTTCCCTCCCGAGCTCTTACCGTCTcacgaggaagaagagactcCAGGAGCTTATGCGACATATGAAAAGATCCTGCACCGCGTGATAGGCTCGAACTCCCTGCCTCCCGGCGAATGCGAAGAGTGGGATGAAGTAGAGGATCTACAGGGAATGGACAATGTCGAACCTGAGATAGGGTTGAtagaatggtcagatgaatTGACAGAATTGTGGAACacaaggaaagaagagcaTGAAGCTAGGATACAGGAATTGTATAATCTCGTTGAACCTCTCTGGACTAggttggatgttgatcaagcAACGATGGATCTGTTTGTCGATATGAATAGAGGTAGTGGTGAAGCTGTCATCAAAGCTGTACGTATGGTATCCATCTACATCAAGATTCCAATGAACAGACCCGAAGCTGATTTATTGAGTGAATAATAGTATGAAGACGAGTATGAGCGATTGTTGGAAttaagaagatcaagtttATCGTCATTCATTGAGAATACAAGAAAAGAGATTGATGCCCTACAGACGGaattgatgttgagtgaTGACGAAAAAGCGGAATTTGGTGCATATATCGATGGTAAGTATGAACGACGTACGACTTACAAGGTGTGCTCCGCCAAGTATTCGATGCTGACATCGATTTGTTTCCAGACAATTATACTGAGGAGCTTCTTCACTTACACGAAGAGGAGATAAATCGactgagagaagaagtggaatcGAAATCGACCTTACTGCCGAAAGTGCGCGAATGGCACGCCTTAGTGcgagacgaagaggaattggagaGGAGTGCGAGCGATCCTAACAGATtcaagatgagaggaggtgcaatgttgaaagaggagaagatgaggaagcgaGTGACAGTATTGAAGCCCAAGGTTAGTTTAGGGTATGATCTACCTTGACTCTGTCTGTGCAGTCATTGGGATGAAATACTGATCGTATCATTCGCTTCAGATCGAGACTGAACTGCTGGCGATGTTACCTGAATGGGAAGAGACTCATGGACGACCGTTCTTGGTGTCAGGTGAAAGGGTTATAACgaagatcgaagaggaacgagaagctaaagaagctgCAAaggaagctaagaaggtgagttgactatTCTTTTACTATACAACATCCGACCACTTTATGCACTCCATCCGTATCAGGAACATTTGTTGACGTTTTCTTAGCGAGCCAAACAAGGTCTTGCACCAGCTAAAACCCTCCCCTCGCGACACACTCCTGCCCCAAGCACGATATCTCGTCCTACTACCAGCTCCCAAAACCCTATCAAGCGATCCGCACCCACACCAACACCTATGACCATTCAGCAGAACAAGAAACCACGTTTGATACCAGGTACAGGTACTTCCACAATATCCTCGTCGATGTACGGCTCGTCCATTCGACCGATGAGGTCCGTCTCGGCTACCCACAGCACAAATCGAGGTGGAGGTGGCGGTACGATTTCACCCACACCTTATATGAACGGTAAACGAGTGATGTCACATTCTAGTGCTGCCATGTCGATCTCAAGGATACCGTCGATAACGACGGGAGGAGCAGGTAAAGGTCAATTGATGATGGGACTAGGCATCAataggaagaatggagaATTGATAAGTAAAAAACCTAGAATAAGCTTCAAACCTCGTCCGTCGGTGTTTCCTGCGATGACTAATGGAGGAGGAAATATTGATGGTACTTGGGGTctggcagaggaagatgaggatgtgtTTTGAAACCCTAGAGAAACCCTTTTCAGCGTCACATAGATGATTGACTCGTCCTCCCTGGCAGAAGCTGGCAGAAGCGACCTTCCGTACCAGGTAGTATATTCGCATATACAATTACTGGAGTGTCACGACGAATATACCATATACATGGAATGATCTATATGAGCCGTATCATAGTGACGGAATGGCCAAGTAGGAAAGACGGACAAAGAAGTATCTTGtacaatatatatataattgTATATGCTGCGAGATGTATGAACGGAACCAACCAAGCGGCGACTGACTCTAAAAGCAGCTGTGGTTGTATTTTATGGCGGGGCTCGGTAGAAACCCACTCACATATGTGGAGTGGCTAATCGTCATCCATAGGTCGTATACCGGCTGTTTAGAATGTTTGTTCAACGATGTATAATGACTGTTTGTATCCCGAGCAGCTTTAATCGAAATCATGAGTCTGTATGCTGTCTGTGCTTCTTGTCgtccttttctcttctctctccgCCATCCCCCTCATCgtctcctctcttctccctgctcctccttcagTCAGCATATTGTTGCTGACGTACACCACATTTTCGCTATTTTGTGATTATTATCTTTGCTATTTTCCCTTGAAGCTACCATTCGAATTACAATCACTCTCACGCAAAATCGAGATCTCCTCCATATCCTGAGTTGCATTCAAGCTCCTCTCGAAAAATACACAGGCGAATGCCTTTGTCAAGGGGTCGTAAGCTTGTCCTGAACATCTTGCTTCATGCACTTACATACTACGATGAAACGTCTAACATAGGAGATAGGTTCTGGTGTTCATACATTCTGTCAAACATAATTCTACGTGGGACGCCATGTGCATGACATGACAAATTATGCTGTAATTGTACTCCGATCACACCCCGTTTAACTCGCTCAATCCCGTGTGAGTGAGATTCCTTCCGGTGAATGAAAACGATATGTAAATTGCGTCGCGTCTATAGTCCCTATATGCCTCAGGATCTCGATCACATTTCGAACATGTATGAGTGTCGACGATCCTCGTATATGTAAGAACAGATGCACCTATCACAGCTGTCACCTCAGAAAGGATCAGACCAGATCGCACTCGAATCTGACTTTGAACCTCTTCAGAGTGTTCGGGTGGATCGGATCGCGGTGTGCCTTATCTTAAGGTTACGAGTTAGGAAATCAAAAAAACAGCGAAGATCCCTTGGCTTGACACGATTACGAGATTTTCCTAATAGGTGATTACAATTTACTTGTATCCAGAGTGAATCCCATTAGAGCTCCACAGATTACCGGATTAGAAATTAGACTAGTTAGACCACAATCCTGGTTTAGTTCTTGGCACAGCTTCAGACTGTCTGTAACTCAAACCAGAttcgtccatcttctctttcctttttttactcttcatcttccattcatTGTTGGAAAAGATCCTTCATTAATCGGAACAAATCCCACCAACCTATATGTTTTTCTGATCGGCAATCTCTCTCAAAGGTACTCCAGTCTACCTTTCCTCCTGCTTCATCAACGTCTTGGACGCGTGGTAG
This window harbors:
- a CDS encoding CDP-diacylglycerol-serine O-phosphatidyltransferase — its product is MSLSEEKKKALQQYKNDDGHFSLVRNFRLADLITIMNGVCGTLSILSSARYLILASNLKTPPAEAISTLYFAHLLPILGFGFDALDGKVARWMGGGSMLGQEMDSLADLVSFGVAPATLAFTLGLRTPLDTLALLLFVSCGLARLARFNATVALIPSDASGKSKYFEGLPIPSSLFLTSMMAFWVKKDWYAGAQHGLSDVPFGKVLLWGDKGGYGEIHVAAAIFAIWGAMMVSKTLRVS